In Magnolia sinica isolate HGM2019 chromosome 16, MsV1, whole genome shotgun sequence, the genomic window AAATTTGAGTTTTTGGACTGAAGAATCAATTTGCAGTTGCAGTATTAGCTGAATTTTGTATCTTTATGGTTTTCAAGGACTATTATGTAAAAATCTCAGTGTAACTTCTACTAGTTTGAGGGCTCTGTCTATCCTTAGCTTTAGCATATGGGGTGTAGTTTTTGcatttttgggttttgttttcaGTAATCAGTTTGCAATTTCCATCCTTCATTTTTAGTTTTTCCATAACTCGATCATTTTTAGTTTTTCCATAACTCTTGTTCATTTGATCAACAGGTGATTCCCTCTGGTTCTGATAATGGATTCCCACCGCCCATTCTCGCAGTCCTTTACAAACTCATCCGTTGTTGCTGAGTCAGAAACGCCAAGGTCAGAATTCTCTAACAGTTTCTCTTCCAGAATGCGTGTCCATCAGAAGGAACCAGTGGATGAAAATTCAGATGGTTTCATCGGCATTCTCGAGATTTTCATACATCAAGCTCGAGATATCCACAACATCTGCATTTATCATAAGCAAGATGTTTATGCCAAGCTTTGCCTCACAAGTGATCCGGAAGTCACTGTCTCAACCCAAATCGTCAATGGGGGTGGGAAGAATCCCGTCTTCAATGAGAACCTTAGGCTCAATGTCCGAACGATTGAGTCATCGCTCAAATGCGAGGTATGGATGCTGAGTAGGGTGAAAAACTATCTTGAAGATCAGTTGCTTGGGTTTGCGTTGGTGCCTTTATCCGATGTGCTTGTCGGGAACGGGAAATTGGTGCAAGAATTCTCATTGTCTTCGACTGATCTTTTCCATTCCCCAGCGGGTTTCGTCCAATTGTCCCTTTCCTATAACGGGTCTTCGCCAGATGTCTTGGCTATTTCTGCACCACAGTCTTCGGTGGGCCAGGACACTACCATACTTGATTCCGAAGCAGAGAACAGTTCACTCCCGAGCGAATACACTAAGATTGAGTTCCCAGATTTGAAGATGGTGAATGAGAATCAGCTCATGGTCTCGGAGTATTTTGAGATTCAGTGTGCCAATTTGGATTCCCAAGGCTCTGAGAGCTTAGCCACTTCGGATAATGATAATCAGCTGAGTTCGGAAATTGGAGTCCATGCTGTGGAAAGCTTCTCGACAGGTAGTCTTGATTCCGTTGAAGCTTTGAAAAGCGATACTCCTCCGAGCAGTGTTTCTACAAATGGATCTCCGGCTGCTTCCATTCCTGCAACTTCTCAATCGGTCTCTGGTCCTTTGGGAGCTTCTAAATCTCTGAATGAAGACAATGTTTCACCTCAGGAGGTAAAGAGCACGGATGTTGCAGAGGGGGAGGCTGATTCATCTAGTGGGCCGCCAAACAACACGTTCGCTCAATCCGTTCTCAATATGAAGGTGGAGCCGGAGCAATCGGTTGTGCAGCAGGAGATTATCGATATGTACATGAAAAGCATGCAGCAATTTACAGAATCATTGGCAAAAATGAAGCTTCCAATGGACATTGAGAACGGCAATACCAATTCAGAGAATGGAAAGTCGAGTTCTGATCAGAAATTACAGGCATCGAAGGGCACTGGCTCGAGAGTGTTTTATGGAAGTAGAGCTTTCTTCTGAACTTCTTTTGGCTATTTTGGAGGGACATATACAGGTGACTCTAGAGTTAGCACTGATAGTATAGTAAGGGAGTGTTTTGTTTCGTGTCTTGAATAACTTCAGAGGATAGAGGCAACACGACTTGTACGTGTTACAAGCTTTGTGCTATCAGAACTGTGATATGTATGCGATTATCTTATCTTTTTTATCCTATGTTTTGTTTTCAATCCATGGCTTCTTCTGTTCTGCCTTTCACTATTGATTTATGTGGATGTTAGTTTTGTTAGGTAGTTTTATGTTCATTTGAATTTGAACTGGTTACTGTATCAAAGTCGGTTTTCATTGCATAATCATTCACCAAGATACCGGCATGGAAAAGCAACCCTTTTTCATTAGACTACCCTTTTCTTTTTGATGTGCAACAAAAGCCTCTACTATATATGATGCCAGTAGCTGTGGACATTTTTGCCGTTGCAATCGGTCTTCGCATCATTGGTTAGAAGAGGGCAAACACATCATAAAAAATTAGCTGCTTGGCAGGGAACATTTGATTTATGGAACAACGAATGGCATAGATTGCACCCTCCTCCTTTCACTTCTTTTAATGTGCATAACTTGCACCGTGTGTGTATTTGCATGAGCACGACACATTTAATTAGGGAGACCACGCGACaaaggctttgtggggcccactctgatgaCAGCGTGACATTCACTCTGTACGTTTGTTACGTTTACTCAAGTTAGGAtgtcagcccaaaaataaggtgaaTCAGggactaaagtgggccacaacaagggaaACAATGCGGATGAGTCACCCACCATTCCCTTCTATTGTTCTCTTTGTGCAGCACACACTTCCGAATAGCCCCTACCTTTCCCTCAGCTTCTCTCTCCTATTTTCTTTCCCATCCAAATCTCTCCCTATTTTCTCTCTATCCCCTCATTCCATGCGTGCTGCACGTGCCATACTCCCTAGTTTTATTAACCCAAAGGGCTAGAAAATACACAGATCCATTAAGGCAATGCAAAAGAGCGGCCCATACAAATGAGGGCCTTGGGGCTCCTTAATCCTTAGAAGAATCCATAATACATTTGGCCTCCTTATGAGCAAGGATGAAAGAAATGTCCATTAAACGAGATTGAAGCCTAATGGAGTTGGACATAAAATGCTAACTCCCAAGGAGGATCATATTTTCTGAATGGCCAAGCAATTGTATTGGAAAAATTTCCCTCCAAAACTCCTGAGTGACCAATACAATCAATAAAATTGTGTTCCCGGTCTTGATGGTCAATGATTCCGCCCTATTGAGTTTCTGGTGTTGGTTGGGCTGTAGAAGGAAAGTTCAATGATACAATGTTCCTCTCTCAAAACCTCTCCCATCCCAGGCACCCTCAGATTTCCTTTGGAAATCCCATCATTGTTAAGCTTCCATTTTCCTGGAGGAGGGACATTCCAATCGGCATTAGCTGGAGAAGGCTTCCAAAAGTTGTCAATGAGTAATCTCCAATTACAAAGGAGGTTGGATTTTGAAGTCTCCTTAAAATTCTTGGACAGATGGTCCTGATTAACCAATGACCCTATTGCTTTTTCAATCACTTCCGATACGTGATTGCTTAGACTCAAATATCCtaccatttctttctttccataTACTCCACATAATTGATAGCA contains:
- the LOC131228633 gene encoding uncharacterized protein LOC131228633 — its product is MDSHRPFSQSFTNSSVVAESETPRSEFSNSFSSRMRVHQKEPVDENSDGFIGILEIFIHQARDIHNICIYHKQDVYAKLCLTSDPEVTVSTQIVNGGGKNPVFNENLRLNVRTIESSLKCEVWMLSRVKNYLEDQLLGFALVPLSDVLVGNGKLVQEFSLSSTDLFHSPAGFVQLSLSYNGSSPDVLAISAPQSSVGQDTTILDSEAENSSLPSEYTKIEFPDLKMVNENQLMVSEYFEIQCANLDSQGSESLATSDNDNQLSSEIGVHAVESFSTGSLDSVEALKSDTPPSSVSTNGSPAASIPATSQSVSGPLGASKSLNEDNVSPQEVKSTDVAEGEADSSSGPPNNTFAQSVLNMKVEPEQSVVQQEIIDMYMKSMQQFTESLAKMKLPMDIENGNTNSENGKSSSDQKLQASKGTGSRVFYGSRAFF